In Campylobacterota bacterium, one DNA window encodes the following:
- a CDS encoding ABC transporter ATP-binding protein: MIEAKNLHKIFTIGNNKIHVLKGVDINIEKGEFVAITGYSGSGKSTLMHLLGCLDKPTEGEYLLEGENIMSATRDELAHIRNKKIGFVFQKFHLLPNLTALDNVALPALYAKTGEVKAREKAREILTNVELADRMDHFPYQLSGGQQQRVAIARSLVNDPAIMFADEPTGNLDTETGEIILAMLELLNQKGMTIIMVTHEPYIAQKAHRIVHLKDGQLSDGSLEHEKNEQRNSAAQNHINKKLVLQEKIKDKESKQGTDAPTDTDTDKGGKQ, from the coding sequence CTGATCGAAGCAAAAAACCTGCACAAAATATTTACCATAGGCAATAACAAAATTCACGTGCTCAAAGGCGTGGACATCAACATTGAAAAAGGTGAATTTGTTGCAATTACGGGATACTCAGGCTCGGGCAAGTCAACACTTATGCACCTCCTTGGTTGCCTTGATAAGCCCACCGAAGGTGAATATTTACTTGAAGGCGAAAACATTATGAGTGCAACGCGCGATGAGCTTGCACACATAAGAAACAAAAAAATTGGTTTCGTTTTTCAAAAATTCCACCTACTGCCAAACTTAACAGCATTAGACAACGTTGCCCTACCTGCGTTATATGCAAAAACGGGCGAGGTCAAGGCACGCGAAAAAGCGCGAGAAATATTAACCAACGTCGAACTAGCTGATCGCATGGACCATTTTCCCTACCAACTCTCAGGCGGGCAGCAGCAGCGCGTTGCTATTGCGCGTTCTTTGGTAAATGATCCGGCCATTATGTTTGCTGATGAACCTACCGGAAACCTTGATACAGAAACTGGCGAAATAATTCTTGCAATGCTTGAGCTGCTCAATCAAAAAGGCATGACAATCATCATGGTAACGCACGAACCATATATTGCACAAAAGGCCCATCGCATAGTGCATCTCAAAGATGGACAACTATCAGATGGTTCGCTTGAACATGAAAAAAATGAACAACGCAACAGTGCAGCCCAAAACCACATAAACAAAAAGCTCGTCCTTCAAGAAAAAATCAAAGACAAAGAAAGCAAGCAAGGCACAGATGCTCCAACAGACACCGACACAGACAAGGGGGGAAAACAGTGA
- a CDS encoding nucleotidyltransferase domain-containing protein, with protein MEKESVTSYSFFKKLTQLPFVDAIYLFGSRARGVSDEHSDIDLAIVCPQANEYDWLEVVKIIEQADTLLKIDCLRLDALSSKKLKKNILEEKKILYERNSHD; from the coding sequence ATGGAAAAAGAGTCTGTTACATCTTATTCATTTTTTAAAAAGCTTACGCAATTGCCGTTTGTTGATGCGATATATTTGTTTGGTTCTCGTGCGCGCGGTGTGAGTGATGAGCATTCGGATATAGATTTGGCCATTGTTTGCCCTCAGGCAAATGAGTATGATTGGCTCGAAGTTGTTAAAATTATTGAGCAGGCAGATACACTATTAAAAATAGATTGTCTTCGTCTTGATGCCTTAAGTAGTAAAAAACTTAAAAAAAATATTCTAGAAGAAAAAAAGATCTTGTATGAAAGGAATAGCCATGACTGA
- a CDS encoding efflux RND transporter periplasmic adaptor subunit translates to MIKKIVFSMVLIGIITGTMYLIFKPEKEKKTLFHTQQPQRRNLVQYVNSSGNLEAKDHITIGPLVPGIVQELLVDDNDIVKKGQVLAIIDNGVGDSAMNKAKAFHDQAIAQLEYQKAFYERQKALYEAGQLAKDQFDKFTQDYTVAQARVREAFYAYEVEKKTYENLFIKSPDDGTVIARKVDLGEGVTAIISTTVLFKIATNLKKMEARIDVDEADIGMIQEGQEAIFSVDAFPKEVFHAKVVQIQYQAKIVENVVTFATKLDVENPDLKLRPGMTTNVDIKVSEQTNALTIPNKTLRINYLTLKDICKKENITLKKHKHYVDHSKQITRSKVATEHKDFVWLFKEPENTIEQVEVLLGINDGRYTHVLKGLTENDHIITRIDETNNNANVVLDRIFSKPGSIGR, encoded by the coding sequence ATGATAAAAAAAATAGTTTTTTCAATGGTGCTAATCGGTATCATTACCGGTACCATGTACCTCATCTTCAAACCTGAAAAAGAAAAAAAAACATTATTCCATACGCAGCAACCGCAACGACGCAACCTTGTTCAGTATGTAAACTCATCCGGCAACCTTGAGGCTAAAGACCACATCACCATTGGTCCACTCGTACCAGGTATTGTTCAAGAGCTTCTTGTAGATGACAACGACATCGTCAAAAAAGGTCAAGTACTGGCTATTATTGACAATGGAGTCGGCGATTCAGCCATGAACAAAGCAAAGGCTTTTCACGATCAAGCAATAGCACAACTTGAATACCAAAAAGCTTTTTACGAACGGCAAAAAGCACTTTACGAAGCTGGTCAACTCGCAAAAGATCAATTTGATAAATTTACACAGGATTACACGGTCGCCCAGGCTCGTGTTCGAGAAGCGTTTTATGCCTACGAAGTAGAAAAAAAAACCTATGAAAATTTATTTATTAAATCACCCGACGACGGTACTGTTATTGCACGAAAAGTTGACCTCGGGGAAGGTGTCACAGCAATTATTTCAACTACCGTACTCTTCAAGATAGCAACCAACCTTAAAAAAATGGAAGCCCGAATCGACGTTGATGAAGCTGATATTGGCATGATACAAGAGGGCCAAGAGGCCATCTTTTCAGTTGATGCATTTCCCAAAGAAGTCTTTCATGCAAAAGTCGTTCAAATCCAATATCAAGCAAAAATCGTTGAAAACGTTGTTACCTTTGCAACAAAACTCGATGTCGAAAATCCAGACCTTAAGCTCCGTCCTGGCATGACGACGAACGTTGATATTAAAGTTTCCGAGCAAACAAATGCGCTTACTATCCCCAACAAAACACTGCGCATCAACTATTTAACCCTCAAAGATATATGCAAAAAAGAGAATATAACGCTCAAAAAACATAAACATTATGTTGACCATTCAAAACAAATAACCCGCAGCAAAGTAGCCACCGAGCACAAAGACTTCGTCTGGCTTTTTAAAGAGCCAGAAAATACCATTGAGCAAGTTGAGGTTTTACTCGGCATTAATGATGGTCGTTACACACACGTTTTAAAGGGCCTAACTGAAAATGACCACATTATAACACGCATTGACGAAACAAATAATAATGCAAACGTTGTGCTCGACAGAATATTTTCAAAGCCAGGCAGCATAGGCAGATAA
- a CDS encoding ABC transporter permease produces MNINMLVTTALRSLGQHKTRALLTTLGIIIGVVSIIAVMAIGHGAKYQVTKEIQKLGPNFIIVLATTPKNMAQRGGISLNLKDSDFDAIRDECDAIFQMSRGLQTNETVVFEGQNWQTMITGVDANYFDIRNWKLTKGEYFTEQDLRSATKVALLGKTVAKELFGNTNPIGHVIRIKKLPFKVIGVLEEMGKTPDGRDQDDMVYAPTTTIQRKVIGTKNYAALIMNATSKDLVKVASNQVRAVLRQQHRLKPQDDDDFTLFTQNDIAQAADAATAVLNVLLLIIAAISLVVGGIGIMNIMLVSVTERTREIGIRMALGATTQNILTQFLLESMVICLIGGLLGLMLGVSAASIIGLVLGWPIFVSTTSVGLSVCSSVMVGIFFGYYPAYKASQLNPVDALLER; encoded by the coding sequence GTGAACATCAACATGCTGGTCACTACAGCGCTACGCTCTCTTGGTCAGCATAAAACCCGCGCACTCCTTACCACGCTCGGCATCATCATTGGTGTCGTCTCCATCATTGCCGTTATGGCAATCGGTCATGGCGCAAAATATCAAGTCACCAAAGAAATTCAAAAACTTGGCCCCAACTTTATCATTGTCTTGGCAACAACGCCCAAAAATATGGCTCAACGAGGTGGCATAAGCTTGAACCTAAAAGATTCTGACTTTGATGCAATACGAGACGAGTGTGACGCAATCTTTCAAATGTCACGCGGGCTTCAAACTAATGAAACTGTTGTCTTTGAAGGACAAAATTGGCAAACCATGATCACTGGCGTCGATGCCAACTATTTTGACATTCGAAACTGGAAGCTTACCAAGGGTGAATATTTTACTGAGCAAGACCTGCGCAGCGCAACCAAAGTTGCGCTGCTAGGCAAAACCGTCGCGAAAGAATTGTTTGGCAACACCAATCCCATTGGCCATGTCATTCGCATAAAAAAACTTCCATTCAAAGTTATTGGCGTTCTTGAAGAAATGGGTAAAACACCAGACGGACGAGATCAAGATGATATGGTCTATGCACCAACTACAACCATTCAACGCAAAGTGATTGGGACAAAAAATTATGCCGCCTTGATCATGAATGCCACCAGCAAAGACCTCGTTAAAGTTGCAAGCAACCAAGTGCGTGCTGTCCTACGCCAACAACACCGCCTCAAACCACAGGACGACGATGATTTCACGCTGTTTACTCAAAATGACATTGCCCAGGCAGCAGATGCAGCGACTGCGGTGCTTAACGTCTTACTCCTCATTATCGCTGCAATTTCACTCGTTGTTGGTGGTATTGGCATTATGAATATTATGCTCGTCTCTGTCACCGAGCGAACACGAGAAATTGGCATCCGCATGGCTCTGGGCGCTACGACCCAAAACATACTGACCCAATTTTTACTTGAGTCAATGGTCATCTGTTTAATAGGCGGTCTGCTCGGCCTGATGCTTGGCGTAAGCGCAGCAAGCATCATTGGTCTTGTTCTCGGCTGGCCAATTTTTGTCTCCACAACATCTGTTGGGTTGTCTGTTTGTTCGTCAGTCATGGTCGGCATCTTTTTTGGATACTATCCTGCCTACAAAGCATCGCAACTCAACCCCGTTGATGCATTATTAGAACGTTAA
- the dnaK gene encoding molecular chaperone DnaK — protein MSKIIGIDLGTTNSVVSFMEGGDQKVIPNQEGNNTTPSIVAFTKDGQRLVGSVAKRQAITNPENTIFSAKRFIGRKFSSLTEKEIKTMPYRLVEGKNGDVAIEINGKAMTPQEISAAILQKLKQAAEDYTGQKITQAVVTVPAYFNDAQRQATKDAGTIAGLDVKRIINEPTAAALAYGLDKKKNEMIAVFDFGGGTFDVSILEVGDGVVEVKSTNGDTMLGGDNIDEIIISYLADEFKKEHGVDLHNDKMALQRLKEAAEKAKIELSSTTETEINLPYITADASGPKHLVTKLSRAKFENLCADVFKRLFNPCQKALDDAGLKASDIQEVILVGGSTRVPKIQEMVKDFFGKEPNKSVNPDEVVSVGAAIQGGVLAGDVTDVLLLDVTPLSLGIETMGGVATKLIERNTTIPSKKSQVFSTAEDNQTAVDIHVVQGEREFAKDNKTLGRFRLDGIPTAPRGVPQIEVTFDIDANGIVNVSAKDKGTGKEQHITITNSSGLSKDEVDQMVKDAQLHEAEDKKTKETIEKRNQLDNTIMQTEKMIKENKDKLPMADVSTVETEIENAKKVLKEHENDAEQLQKANEQLTQASYKLAEHIYKEQQQNQQAQSDQTHQGEQQEQTRGKDDSIDAEFEEKQ, from the coding sequence ATGTCAAAAATAATTGGTATCGATTTAGGAACAACTAACTCGGTTGTCTCGTTCATGGAAGGTGGGGACCAAAAGGTCATCCCAAATCAGGAAGGTAACAACACAACTCCGTCCATTGTTGCTTTCACCAAAGATGGGCAACGCCTAGTTGGTTCAGTCGCCAAACGTCAAGCAATCACAAATCCGGAAAATACTATTTTCTCAGCAAAGCGATTCATTGGTAGAAAGTTCTCTTCGCTCACTGAAAAAGAAATTAAAACCATGCCTTACAGGCTGGTAGAGGGCAAGAACGGCGATGTCGCCATCGAAATAAATGGCAAAGCCATGACGCCTCAAGAAATTTCGGCCGCCATCCTACAAAAACTCAAACAAGCGGCAGAAGACTACACTGGACAAAAGATTACCCAAGCAGTGGTAACCGTACCCGCTTACTTTAATGACGCTCAGCGACAAGCAACCAAAGATGCTGGTACAATCGCAGGGCTCGATGTTAAACGAATCATCAATGAGCCAACTGCAGCTGCTCTTGCATACGGTCTAGACAAAAAAAAGAACGAAATGATTGCTGTGTTCGACTTCGGTGGGGGAACATTTGACGTTTCAATCCTTGAAGTTGGTGACGGCGTCGTCGAAGTAAAATCAACCAACGGCGATACCATGCTTGGCGGTGACAACATCGATGAAATCATCATTTCATACTTAGCTGATGAATTTAAAAAAGAACATGGCGTCGACCTGCACAACGACAAAATGGCGCTTCAAAGACTTAAAGAGGCTGCAGAAAAAGCAAAAATAGAACTTTCATCAACAACAGAAACTGAAATCAACTTGCCATACATCACTGCCGATGCGTCGGGACCAAAACACTTGGTCACAAAACTTTCCCGCGCCAAGTTTGAAAACCTATGTGCAGACGTCTTCAAGCGTCTATTCAACCCATGCCAAAAAGCACTCGATGATGCAGGCCTTAAGGCTTCAGACATCCAAGAAGTCATTTTAGTTGGTGGCTCAACCCGTGTGCCAAAAATCCAAGAAATGGTTAAAGACTTTTTTGGTAAAGAACCAAATAAATCAGTTAATCCAGATGAAGTTGTCTCTGTTGGAGCAGCAATTCAAGGTGGTGTTCTGGCTGGTGATGTAACTGACGTACTACTTCTTGACGTTACTCCACTCTCGCTTGGCATCGAAACAATGGGCGGTGTTGCAACAAAGCTGATCGAGCGCAACACAACAATCCCAAGCAAAAAATCACAGGTATTCAGCACGGCAGAAGACAACCAGACAGCTGTCGATATTCACGTGGTTCAGGGTGAGCGCGAATTTGCTAAAGATAACAAAACGCTTGGACGCTTCCGCCTTGATGGCATTCCAACAGCTCCTCGCGGCGTTCCTCAAATCGAAGTAACCTTTGATATTGACGCAAACGGTATTGTTAACGTTTCAGCAAAAGACAAAGGAACTGGCAAAGAGCAACACATCACCATCACCAATTCATCGGGTCTGTCAAAAGATGAAGTTGATCAAATGGTTAAAGATGCACAACTACACGAAGCTGAAGACAAGAAAACCAAAGAGACCATTGAAAAACGCAACCAACTCGACAACACAATCATGCAAACCGAAAAAATGATCAAGGAAAACAAAGATAAGCTTCCAATGGCTGATGTCAGCACCGTTGAGACCGAAATTGAAAATGCTAAAAAAGTGCTCAAAGAACATGAGAACGATGCGGAACAACTCCAAAAAGCAAACGAACAACTAACTCAGGCATCATATAAGCTTGCAGAGCACATTTACAAAGAGCAACAACAAAATCAGCAAGCCCAATCAGATCAAACACACCAAGGCGAACAACAGGAACAAACTAGAGGCAAAGACGACAGTATTGACGCTGAGTTTGAGGAAAAACAATAA
- a CDS encoding ABC transporter permease, with protein sequence MNNIYLIKTALHTLNHHKGRSLLTCLGIIIGTASIIAIMAIGKGAEEKIKRDILATGSNSIYISPGSFMAEGKVSAKTKSVIRKLKSSDTALLQKTVPEIAHISPFTYTSQQISYSGNTVKSLLKGSNEHALKINNNKIELGSFFLNYHVQKGSRVIVLGWQVARDLFGIQNPVGKTVQIGPHHYTVLGVLAKSTIDMSMNNPNYESFMPIKTVQKNFGRPNYIHGIALSAKSASLIPTAVKKIRQRLRTLHRLTRGMPDDFMIYDQLSMLQAAQKSSHTLSLLLIIIALISLIVGGIGIMNIMLASVSQRTKEIGIRMSLGATYSTILCQFLYEALVLCFIGGTIGIALGFSIPYLVKPFTGWLVIHTPSAIIIAAASMISVGVAFGYYPAQKAARMDPVKALIEQ encoded by the coding sequence ATGAATAATATTTACCTGATAAAAACAGCTCTCCACACGCTCAACCATCACAAGGGCCGCTCGCTGCTTACCTGCCTTGGTATCATCATTGGCACAGCATCAATTATTGCCATAATGGCCATAGGCAAAGGTGCTGAAGAAAAAATAAAACGAGACATTCTTGCAACCGGATCAAACAGCATTTACATAAGCCCCGGCTCATTTATGGCAGAAGGCAAGGTGTCAGCCAAAACAAAAAGTGTCATCAGAAAACTAAAATCATCTGATACTGCACTCCTGCAAAAAACGGTCCCTGAAATTGCTCATATATCACCCTTCACGTACACCTCACAACAAATTAGCTACTCAGGCAACACGGTCAAATCGCTCCTCAAGGGCTCAAACGAGCATGCCTTAAAAATTAACAACAATAAGATAGAACTCGGTTCATTTTTTCTCAATTACCATGTACAAAAAGGATCCCGCGTCATTGTGCTTGGCTGGCAAGTAGCACGTGATTTATTTGGCATACAAAACCCCGTTGGTAAAACAGTTCAAATTGGCCCACACCACTACACCGTCCTTGGAGTTCTTGCAAAGTCTACTATCGATATGAGCATGAATAACCCAAACTATGAAAGCTTTATGCCCATAAAAACGGTGCAAAAAAACTTTGGTCGGCCAAATTATATCCATGGCATTGCTCTATCGGCAAAAAGCGCTTCACTTATTCCAACAGCAGTAAAAAAAATCAGACAACGGCTACGAACACTACACCGGCTTACCCGTGGCATGCCCGATGACTTCATGATTTACGACCAACTCTCAATGTTGCAAGCAGCACAAAAGTCATCTCACACGCTCTCCTTGCTGTTAATAATTATCGCCCTTATTTCTCTTATTGTCGGCGGCATCGGCATTATGAACATTATGCTCGCCTCAGTCAGCCAACGCACAAAAGAAATCGGCATTCGCATGTCACTGGGTGCAACCTACTCAACCATTTTGTGCCAGTTTCTATACGAGGCGCTCGTACTATGCTTTATTGGTGGAACAATTGGCATTGCACTTGGCTTTAGCATACCCTACCTGGTCAAGCCATTTACCGGCTGGTTAGTTATCCACACACCATCAGCAATCATTATCGCTGCCGCAAGCATGATAAGTGTAGGCGTTGCTTTTGGCTACTATCCAGCACAAAAGGCAGCACGCATGGACCCTGTCAAAGCACTCATCGAACAGTAG
- a CDS encoding efflux RND transporter periplasmic adaptor subunit, whose translation MKKATFITITLAIAVITLLSTYLYKKHFTHPTALPYTTQKPTRKTLQQTVTAAGVLELKNVMKIGSIQPGFVREILVNENDRVKKDQLLAIIDTGKEDLDYIAAQHRVKKAAAEYDYQQNFFSRQEALHRAGQLAQDRFEQISKDREKALQDLLTEQALEAKAKMEFDSTRIKAPDDGIVIAINATKGMIANDISNITLFEIAPDTFAMKAVIDIDESDIGLIRQGQRISCTVNSFPDKKIKSIIKQISITPHTQGKNAEQQINYKAEADLQNNDLLLRPGMIVNTTININKVSNTLALNGLALQITLDQIKAIAKILDKTHTPLSKDQRRQYKQAHAGQHIKSVWILANDNFTQRAVTLGITDGLHWQVLHGLSEYDDVIIDIDEKNPMENFYQKMFGSGLS comes from the coding sequence ATGAAAAAAGCAACGTTTATTACCATCACTTTAGCTATTGCTGTCATCACTCTACTGAGCACCTATCTATACAAAAAACATTTCACGCACCCCACCGCCCTACCCTACACAACACAAAAACCAACTCGTAAAACGCTGCAACAAACCGTCACTGCTGCTGGCGTGCTCGAACTCAAAAATGTGATGAAGATAGGAAGCATTCAGCCTGGCTTTGTGCGCGAAATATTGGTCAATGAAAATGATCGTGTAAAAAAAGATCAGCTCCTTGCAATCATAGACACCGGCAAAGAAGACCTCGACTACATCGCCGCCCAACACCGTGTAAAAAAAGCAGCGGCAGAATACGATTACCAACAAAACTTTTTCAGTCGTCAAGAGGCACTTCACAGGGCAGGCCAACTTGCCCAAGACCGCTTTGAACAAATCAGTAAAGACAGAGAGAAGGCCCTTCAAGACCTTTTAACTGAACAAGCGTTAGAAGCTAAAGCAAAAATGGAATTTGATTCTACACGCATTAAAGCCCCTGATGATGGCATCGTCATTGCCATCAACGCAACCAAGGGAATGATAGCCAACGACATTAGCAATATTACCTTATTTGAAATAGCACCAGACACCTTTGCCATGAAAGCAGTCATTGATATTGACGAAAGCGACATAGGCTTAATTCGTCAAGGACAAAGAATTTCATGCACCGTAAACTCATTTCCTGACAAAAAAATTAAATCGATCATAAAACAAATCAGCATTACCCCGCACACTCAAGGTAAAAATGCAGAGCAACAAATAAATTACAAAGCTGAAGCGGACCTACAAAATAATGACCTGCTACTCCGTCCAGGCATGATCGTCAACACCACAATCAACATAAATAAAGTATCAAATACACTGGCCCTCAACGGCTTAGCCCTTCAAATTACGCTTGATCAGATCAAGGCCATTGCAAAAATACTTGATAAAACCCACACCCCACTCAGTAAAGATCAACGTAGACAGTACAAACAAGCACATGCAGGCCAACACATAAAGTCTGTATGGATTTTAGCCAACGATAACTTTACTCAACGAGCCGTCACGCTCGGCATTACCGACGGCTTACATTGGCAAGTTTTACACGGACTCTCTGAGTATGATGATGTCATTATCGACATTGATGAAAAAAATCCAATGGAAAATTTTTATCAAAAAATGTTCGGCTCCGGACTGTCATAA
- a CDS encoding nucleotidyltransferase substrate binding protein has protein sequence MTEQARRRDSVESLEQALKRLGEALAESVDDNPIAIDGTVQRFEFSIELFWKVLQKLLRDEQVVAKSPRQVMQEAYALGWLKDEALWLEMANARNQTSHTYDEDLAVEIYGKIKKFYPHLCSTFEFLKENVIKDRV, from the coding sequence ATGACTGAACAAGCGAGGCGGCGAGATAGTGTTGAGAGCTTGGAACAGGCACTAAAGAGATTGGGGGAGGCATTGGCTGAGTCGGTTGATGATAATCCCATTGCGATTGATGGAACAGTTCAGCGCTTTGAGTTTAGTATAGAATTATTCTGGAAGGTCTTGCAAAAACTTTTAAGAGATGAGCAGGTGGTTGCCAAGAGTCCTCGTCAGGTTATGCAAGAAGCATATGCCCTTGGCTGGCTTAAGGATGAGGCGTTGTGGCTTGAGATGGCCAATGCGCGCAATCAAACATCACATACTTATGATGAAGATTTGGCGGTAGAGATTTATGGGAAAATAAAAAAGTTTTACCCTCACCTATGTTCTACATTTGAGTTTTTGAAAGAGAATGTTATTAAAGATCGTGTGTAA